From the genome of Setaria viridis chromosome 1, Setaria_viridis_v4.0, whole genome shotgun sequence:
ATGTATGGCCCAAATACCACGCAGGGCCCAATGACAGAATAAACCTTTCCTTGCTACCACGGATGGAATGGAATAAATTAATACTTCACTTTTCCTTGGTAGAAATAGAATAGAATATGCAAGCATTTTGCAGGTAAAGGTAAAGGCAATGCCTTGCCTGCAGGCCAGTCCCATGCCGATGTTTGCTTCAATTCTTAGCTTGTCACCCTCAATCATCCACCAATGCGATGCTTGCTGCCTTAATTTGATTATCCATTCCGATATATCCTCTATAAATTACCTGCTGCAGGTGCGGGCATCGATCCATCGACTGCTGCAGGTTGAAGACGATGGACGGGTTGATGAGGAGGTCGGACAGCATCGCCGACATGATGCCGGAGGCGCTGCGGCAGAGCCGGTACCACATGAAGCGCTGCTTCCAGAGGtacgtcgccggcggcagcaggcTCATGAAGAAGACGCAGCTGCTGGAGGAGCTGCACCGGTCGGCCGAAGACGGCAGGATCCACAAGGACAGGCTCGCCGAGGGCTTCCTCGGCTACGTCATCTCCTCCACGCACGAGGCCGTGGTGCTCCCGCCCTTGGTGAACTTCGCCGTCAGGACCAACCCTGGCATCTGGGAGTACATCAAGGTCCACTCAGCCGACCTCACCGTCCACCAGATCACGCCCTCCCAGTACCTCAAGTGCAAGGAGATGCTATACGATCACCAATGGTACTTACTATTGTTTTAGTAGTAATAATGTTTTTCAGAACTCAACTTATGAATATGAATCAGTCATCAAACTTAACTTTAACAAGGGCAGGGCGCAGGACGACAACTCCCTGGAGGTGGACTTTGGTGCCCTGGACGACCTCTCCACGCCTCGCCTCACGCTGCCTTCCTCCATCGGCAACGGGATGCACTTCGTCTCCAGGTTCATGTCTTCCAagctcgccggcaccaccatgAGCATGAAGCCGCTGCTCGACTACCTGCTAGCGCTCACCCACCGGGGCCACGACCTCATGGTCAATGCCACCCTCAACACCGTCAGCAAGCTTCAGACGGCGCTGCTCCACGCCGACGTCTTCCTCGCCGGCCTGCACGGCGACACGCCGTACCAAAAGTTCGAGCACAAGTTTCAGGAGTGGGGGCTGGAGAGAGGATGGGGCCACACCGCCGAGGCGTGCAGAGAGACCATCAGCTGCCTCTCCGAGGTGCTCCAGGCACCGGACCCTACCAACATGGACAGCTTCTTCAGCAGGGTGCCGTCGCTCTTCAGCATCGTCATCTTCTCCATCCATGGATACTTCGGCCAGGAGAAGGTCCTGGGGTTGCCGGACACCGGCGGCCAGGTCGTCTACATCCTGGACCAAGTCAGGGCGCTCGAAGACGAGCTGCTCCAAAGAATCAATCAGCAGGGCCTCCATTTCACGCCGAGGATTCTTGTGGTACCTAAACCTCATTAATCAGCCTTCTTCCTCAAACAACAAACATATTATTTTTCCCAGCTTAATTAATTCAAGACTTCTTGTTCCAGCTAACAAGGCTCATACCGGAAGCCAAGGGCACAAAGTGCAACGTCGAGCTTGAACCCATCCATAACACAAGGCACTCCACCATCCTCCGTGTGCCATTCAAGACTGAAGACGGCCAAGATCTGCCCCACTGGGTCTCCCGCTTCGACATTTATCCTTACCTAGAGAGATACGCCGAGGTTTGCACTCCTCACCAGAGATGCACCACATTGAAACTAGTTAATCAAGCAATGGTATCACATTGACAACTCTTCTACCTTATTTGCACGCGATCAACTTCAGGATTCTTGTGCCAAGATCCTCGAGACGTTGCAGGGAAAACCAGACTTGGTCATCGGCAACTACACGGATGGCAACTTAGTAGCATCCCTTGTGTCAAGGAAACTAGGAGTCACCCAGGTGAATAATGGCCCATTATATTGCAATGCAAAACCACCACCTTCTAGCACCAACCACATTTGACAATCTTGTCCATCAACAGGGGACGATCGCACATGCTCTGGAGAAAACAAAGTATGAGGACTCGGATGTCAAGTGGAGAGAAATGGACCGCAAGTATCATTTCTCCTGCCAGTTTACTGCCGATATGATTGCCATGAACACCAGCGACTTCATCATCGCTAGCACCTACCAAGAAATAGCCGGAAGGTCGGTTTGCTTGCTTGCATTGCTAACCTAATTAAATTCCTATCACCTTGTGACTTGCCTGGCAATGTCGCGCAACTCTCATCAAGAGAATTTTGCAACAGCAAAGGGAAGCCTGGCCAGTATGAGAGCCACTACGCGTTCACAATGCCAGGGCTCTGCCGCTTTGCTACAGGCATCAATGTCTTTGATCCCAAGTTCAATATTGCTGCCCCTGGTGCCGATCAGTCTGTTTATTTCCCATTCACACTAAAGCAGAAGCGCCTCACAGACTTGCACCCGCAGATTGAGGAGCTAGTCTACAGCAAAGAGGACAATGACGAGCACATGTAAGTACACACATCCAGGCTtgctttcttttggtttttggcAAAATCTTGCTGATGAATCCCAACCATGATATGATGCAACCAGAGGCTACTTGGAAGACAGGAGCAAGCCGGTCATATTTTCAATGGCAAGGCTCGACAAGGTGAAGAACATCACTGGGCTGGTTGAATGGTATGGTCAGAACAAGAGGCTCAGGGACCTTGTCAACCTTGTAGTCGTGGGAGGCCTCCTGGACCCCTCACAGTCTAAGGACAGGGAGGAGATTGAGGAGATAAACAAGATGCACAGTTTGATCAACAAGTACCAGCTGAAGGGGCAGATCCGCTGGATAAGAGCCCAGACAGACCGTGTGCGCAATGGGGAACTTTACCGTTGCATAGCAGATACCAAAGGAGCCTTTGTTCAGGTATATATGACCAGCTCAGGTTGATGACATATATAGCCTGGGGAGATGCTATTAAAAATTCAGCGCTAACCTGGACATCTAATGCTATGCCTTTCAGCCTGCGTTCTATGAAGCATTCGGACTAACTGTCATCGAGGCAATGAACTGTGGGCTGCCAACCTTTGCAACAAATCAGGGAGGCCCCGCGGAGATCATCGTCGATGAGGTTTCGGGTTTCCATATCAATCCACTTGATGGCAAAAAGGCAAGCAACAAGATTGCTGACTTCTTTCAGAAATGCAAGGAAGATCCCATGTACTGGAACAAAATATCCACTGCTGGGCTGCAGCGCATCTATGAATGGTAAAAGTGCTCTCGTGTCTCCAGTAGTCATCCACTGATGGTTGAGAAAACCAATCATATGTGATGCGTGTATTGTCTTTGATTGTAGCTACACATGGCAGATCTATGCAACCAAAGTTCTGAACATGGGGTCAATGTACGGCTTCTGGAGGACTATGGACAAAGAAGAGAGGCAGGCCAAACAGCGCTACCTACAGATGTTCTACAACCTTCAGTTTCGGAAGCTGGTGAGTTGAGGACCCATACTGGCAGGAGTACAATTCTCATTCTGTTTTGAAGGAAACTACAGTACCTTGAGAATATAATCTTTCTAACCTATTGATGTTTTCAGGCAAAGACTGTGCCGAAAGTGGGCGAACGACCTGAGCAACCTACGGCAGCCACAGTGCCTGATAGATTGGTATCAAGGCCaaaagaaaggcaagtgtgtccacTCTTAAGAAATTTACTGAAGAGCAGGGAAGCTGCTGAACTGACTGACCGATGGTTTGTTGTGCAGAAAGACGCAGATAAGGATCCAGAGGTGAGCTTATcatgctgcagctgcagctgcacaaCACAAGGATTTGATAGATTCGTAAGAAATCCATGATGAGTGAATATAAATACATGGTATCTGACATGTGCAGGATTGCGAGCAGCTTACTTGGACCAGTGCTCCCGGCCTCCCATCTCTCCGATGCTGCTTGACGTGCCAAAAACCAGATGTGCACCTGAGTGATCATGTGTTTTTCTCGTACCTGTTATTGATTGGGAAAGATGTAAATGAAAATAACTACATAAATAAAAGCATGGCTGTCCATGATGATTGTGAAAGTAATACGTACTGACCAGAGTTGCATTTTGCCTGAAAAACATGAATCACCACCAACTTGACATACGAACAGGAACCAGCATAGCCAGCTAATTGCCTATTCAGATCGAGCCACCAAATGTAGTGTTCGGACTGATGCTGAAAAGTCACAGGATACATTTCGTTTCTTTAAGAGCTGCCATTGGCTCCCAAGGGGCTTAAAGCACCTGCCTGCACAACTCCGGATAACCATACTAAGATACCATTTGCTTTACACCGCAGACAGATGGAAATACTCAAACAACCAAGGGTATTACCATTACAAGAGACAATAGCACGAGTGCATACATATCCTAGCATATGGAG
Proteins encoded in this window:
- the LOC117841692 gene encoding sucrose synthase 6 isoform X3, with protein sequence MDGLMRRSDSIADMMPEALRQSRYHMKRCFQRYVAGGSRLMKKTQLLEELHRSAEDGRIHKDRLAEGFLGYVISSTHEAVVLPPLVNFAVRTNPGIWEYIKVHSADLTVHQITPSQYLKCKEMLYDHQWAQDDNSLEVDFGALDDLSTPRLTLPSSIGNGMHFVSRFMSSKLAGTTMSMKPLLDYLLALTHRGHDLMVNATLNTVSKLQTALLHADVFLAGLHGDTPYQKFEHKFQEWGLERGWGHTAEACRETISCLSEVLQAPDPTNMDSFFSRVPSLFSIVIFSIHGYFGQEKVLGLPDTGGQVVYILDQVRALEDELLQRINQQGLHFTPRILVLTRLIPEAKGTKCNVELEPIHNTRHSTILRVPFKTEDGQDLPHWVSRFDIYPYLERYAEDSCAKILETLQGKPDLVIGNYTDGNLVASLVSRKLGVTQGTIAHALEKTKYEDSDVKWREMDRKYHFSCQFTADMIAMNTSDFIIASTYQEIAGSKGKPGQYESHYAFTMPGLCRFATGINVFDPKFNIAAPGADQSVYFPFTLKQKRLTDLHPQIEELVYSKEDNDEHIGYLEDRSKPVIFSMARLDKVKNITGLVEWYGQNKRLRDLVNLVVVGGLLDPSQSKDREEIEEINKMHSLINKYQLKGQIRWIRAQTDRVRNGELYRCIADTKGAFVQPAFYEAFGLTVIEAMNCGLPTFATNQGGPAEIIVDEVSGFHINPLDGKKASNKIADFFQKCKEDPMYWNKISTAGLQRIYECYTWQIYATKVLNMGSMYGFWRTMDKEERQAKQRYLQMFYNLQFRKLAKTVPKVGERPEQPTAATVPDRLVSRPKERQTQIRIQRIASSLLGPVLPASHLSDAA
- the LOC117841692 gene encoding sucrose synthase 6 isoform X2; the protein is MDDNSLEVDFGALDDLSTPRLTLPSSIGNGMHFVSRFMSSKLAGTTMSMKPLLDYLLALTHRGHDLMVNATLNTVSKLQTALLHADVFLAGLHGDTPYQKFEHKFQEWGLERGWGHTAEACRETISCLSEVLQAPDPTNMDSFFSRVPSLFSIVIFSIHGYFGQEKVLGLPDTGGQVVYILDQVRALEDELLQRINQQGLHFTPRILVLTRLIPEAKGTKCNVELEPIHNTRHSTILRVPFKTEDGQDLPHWVSRFDIYPYLERYAEDSCAKILETLQGKPDLVIGNYTDGNLVASLVSRKLGVTQGTIAHALEKTKYEDSDVKWREMDRKYHFSCQFTADMIAMNTSDFIIASTYQEIAGSKGKPGQYESHYAFTMPGLCRFATGINVFDPKFNIAAPGADQSVYFPFTLKQKRLTDLHPQIEELVYSKEDNDEHIGYLEDRSKPVIFSMARLDKVKNITGLVEWYGQNKRLRDLVNLVVVGGLLDPSQSKDREEIEEINKMHSLINKYQLKGQIRWIRAQTDRVRNGELYRCIADTKGAFVQPAFYEAFGLTVIEAMNCGLPTFATNQGGPAEIIVDEVSGFHINPLDGKKASNKIADFFQKCKEDPMYWNKISTAGLQRIYECYTWQIYATKVLNMGSMYGFWRTMDKEERQAKQRYLQMFYNLQFRKLAKTVPKVGERPEQPTAATVPDRLVSRPKERQVCPLLRNLLKSREAAELTDRWFVVQKDADKDPEDCEQLTWTSAPGLPSLRCCLTCQKPDVHLSDHVFFSYLLLIGKDVNENNYINKSMAVHDDCESNTY
- the LOC117841692 gene encoding sucrose synthase 6 isoform X1 — its product is MDGLMRRSDSIADMMPEALRQSRYHMKRCFQRYVAGGSRLMKKTQLLEELHRSAEDGRIHKDRLAEGFLGYVISSTHEAVVLPPLVNFAVRTNPGIWEYIKVHSADLTVHQITPSQYLKCKEMLYDHQWAQDDNSLEVDFGALDDLSTPRLTLPSSIGNGMHFVSRFMSSKLAGTTMSMKPLLDYLLALTHRGHDLMVNATLNTVSKLQTALLHADVFLAGLHGDTPYQKFEHKFQEWGLERGWGHTAEACRETISCLSEVLQAPDPTNMDSFFSRVPSLFSIVIFSIHGYFGQEKVLGLPDTGGQVVYILDQVRALEDELLQRINQQGLHFTPRILVLTRLIPEAKGTKCNVELEPIHNTRHSTILRVPFKTEDGQDLPHWVSRFDIYPYLERYAEDSCAKILETLQGKPDLVIGNYTDGNLVASLVSRKLGVTQGTIAHALEKTKYEDSDVKWREMDRKYHFSCQFTADMIAMNTSDFIIASTYQEIAGSKGKPGQYESHYAFTMPGLCRFATGINVFDPKFNIAAPGADQSVYFPFTLKQKRLTDLHPQIEELVYSKEDNDEHIGYLEDRSKPVIFSMARLDKVKNITGLVEWYGQNKRLRDLVNLVVVGGLLDPSQSKDREEIEEINKMHSLINKYQLKGQIRWIRAQTDRVRNGELYRCIADTKGAFVQPAFYEAFGLTVIEAMNCGLPTFATNQGGPAEIIVDEVSGFHINPLDGKKASNKIADFFQKCKEDPMYWNKISTAGLQRIYECYTWQIYATKVLNMGSMYGFWRTMDKEERQAKQRYLQMFYNLQFRKLAKTVPKVGERPEQPTAATVPDRLVSRPKERQVCPLLRNLLKSREAAELTDRWFVVQKDADKDPEDCEQLTWTSAPGLPSLRCCLTCQKPDVHLSDHVFFSYLLLIGKDVNENNYINKSMAVHDDCESNTY